In Mytilus edulis chromosome 4, xbMytEdul2.2, whole genome shotgun sequence, the following proteins share a genomic window:
- the LOC139519732 gene encoding integrase/recombinase xerD homolog, producing the protein MSLLRDLFWLSARYNFDMKGKFLSGRCNIIADAASRLHEEGQLSRLYDILTSYSYISFSADELLRHVSMNFIFVDGASRPLDLEITVGRLKTKGWAESTSGTYRTHLKTYVQFCEEYEFKAVPCDEKTVEFYVAYLVDKKHFAYSSIRSYINIISILHKMHNLQDPISNSWNIKHLLTGVKRELGTNQSCKAPVTPELLLSMKKVLDMSNHNNIVFWAACLTGFFGFLRPNKFLVKGTFNPEFNLRRIDVLPCSWGMLVRLKVIKTLQFRSKPIEVVLPHLYNHPLCPVAAMSKVLALVGEPLDPLFRLSDTSCLTYTVFLNAFRFTLQLMKLDHLSYGGHSFRRGAATWGSKVGLSDDDIKLLGYWSSDCFSRYIDCDMDKRLKAISTFSTLLPR; encoded by the coding sequence ATGAGTTTATTAAGGGACTTGTTTTGGCTGTCCGCGAGGTATAACTTTGACATGAAAGGAAAATTTCTAAGTGGACGTTGCAACATTATAGCGGATGCTGCATCCAGGCTGCATGAGGAAGGCCAACTTTCAAGACTGTATGATATCTTAACAAGTTATAGTTATATTTCTTTTAGTGCAGACGAACTGTTGAGACACGTGTCtatgaattttatatttgtaGATGGTGCAAGCCGGCCATTAGACTTGGAGATAACTGTAGGACGCTTGAAAACCAAGGGGTGGGCTGAATCAACATCAGGAACGTATCGTACGCATTTGAAGACGTACGTTCAGTTTTGTGAAGAGTATGAGTTTAAAGCGGTGCCTTGTGATGAAAAAACAGTTGAGTTTTACGTGGCTTATTTAGTGGATAAAAAACACTTTGCTTATAGTTCCATACGTTCTTATATTAACATTATATCTATTTTGCATAAAATGCACAACTTGCAAGATCCTATTTCAAATTCGTGGAATATAAAACACTTGTTAACTGGTGTTAAACGAGAATTAGGTACAAACCAATCTTGTAAAGCGCCAGTTACACCCGAACTTTTATTGAGTATGAAAAAAGTACTTGATATGTCAAACCATAATAACATTGTATTTTGGGCGGCTTGTCTGACGGGGTTTTTTGGTTTCTTACGACCCAATAAATTTCTAGTTAAAGGAACTTTTAACCCAGAGTTCAACTTACGCAGAATAGATGTCTTGCCTTGCAGCTGGGGTATGCTCGTACGTCTTAAAGTCATCAAAACCCTTCAGTTTCGTTCCAAGCCAATAGAAGTAGTGCTACCTCATTTGTATAATCACCCACTGTGCCCAGTTGCAGCCATGTCTAAGGTGCTTGCCTTGGTAGGAGAACCATTGGATCCCCTTTTTCGGTTATCAGATACTTCATGTTTGACATACACAGTTTTCCTGAATGCCTTTCGTTTTACATTACAACTAATGAAGTTGGACCACCTTAGTTATGGAGGCCATTCTTTTCGCAGAGGCGCGGCGACATGGGGTAGCAAAGTGGGCCTTTCAGACGATGACATAAAATTGTTAGGTTATTGGTCAAGTGATTGTTTTTCTCGGTACATAGATTGTGATATGGATAAACGGCTGAAAGCCATCTCTACCTTCAGTACCCTTTTACCACGTTAA